In a genomic window of bacterium:
- the lpxA gene encoding acyl-ACP--UDP-N-acetylglucosamine O-acyltransferase, whose protein sequence is MPALKETRIDTHAVVSDGAELDAGVVVGPFSIIGKGVRIGADTVIGPHVVLEGRTTIGSGNRIFQFASVGAMPQDLKYAGEDSELVIGDRNQIRECATIHRGTEGGGMVTSIGDDGLFMAYSHVAHDCRIGNRVILGNASTLAGHVIIEDGAILSGLTGVHQFCRLGQLSYIGAASVVVKDVPPFTTVQGDRARLVGLNLEGLRRKGLSDNEISNLKKAYRVLFRSGLVLGEAVAKVRTEISQDPAVELLIEFVLASERGVTR, encoded by the coding sequence ATGCCGGCCCTCAAAGAAACAAGGATCGATACCCATGCGGTTGTGAGCGACGGAGCTGAGCTTGATGCCGGAGTCGTGGTAGGACCTTTTTCAATCATTGGAAAGGGTGTTCGCATCGGAGCTGATACGGTCATCGGACCCCACGTCGTTCTTGAAGGCAGGACCACCATCGGTTCGGGAAACCGGATATTCCAGTTCGCGTCAGTAGGGGCGATGCCGCAGGACCTCAAATACGCGGGTGAAGACAGCGAACTCGTCATCGGGGACCGGAATCAGATCCGGGAGTGTGCCACCATCCACCGTGGAACCGAGGGTGGCGGCATGGTGACAAGCATCGGGGATGATGGTCTTTTCATGGCCTATTCTCATGTGGCTCACGACTGCCGCATCGGTAACAGAGTCATCCTCGGTAACGCTTCGACTTTGGCCGGCCACGTGATCATCGAGGATGGGGCCATTCTTAGCGGCCTGACAGGTGTACACCAGTTTTGCAGGTTAGGCCAGTTGTCCTATATTGGTGCCGCCTCAGTAGTGGTCAAGGACGTTCCCCCATTTACGACCGTTCAGGGCGACAGGGCAAGGCTGGTGGGCCTGAACCTCGAGGGACTCAGAAGAAAGGGGCTTTCTGACAATGAGATCTCCAATTTAAAAAAGGCATACAGAGTCCTGTTCAGAAGCGGATTGGTCCTGGGCGAAGCTGTGGCAAAAGTCCGGACGGAAATCTCTCAGGATCCTGCTGTCGAGCTTCTCATTGAATTCGTGCTGGCATCTGAAAGGGGCGTTACGAGATGA
- the fabZ gene encoding 3-hydroxyacyl-ACP dehydratase FabZ translates to MDIAHIMKILPHRYPFLLVDRILELVPREKIVGLKNVTINEHFFQGHFPGHPVMPGVLILESMAQVAGILAFSGEGTVEEIENNMKDKVIYFMSIDKVKFRRPVVPGDQLRQEIVQTRHRGTIASFEGKAYVGEDLVAEAQMKAILVDRETERD, encoded by the coding sequence ATGGACATTGCCCATATAATGAAGATCCTGCCGCACAGGTATCCTTTTCTGCTCGTGGACAGGATACTGGAACTGGTTCCCCGGGAGAAGATCGTGGGCTTAAAGAACGTCACAATAAACGAGCATTTCTTCCAGGGGCACTTCCCCGGGCACCCTGTAATGCCGGGAGTGCTCATTCTGGAATCTATGGCTCAAGTGGCTGGGATCCTGGCTTTTTCTGGCGAAGGAACCGTTGAAGAAATCGAGAACAATATGAAAGACAAGGTTATCTACTTCATGTCTATCGACAAGGTGAAATTCAGACGACCGGTCGTTCCCGGGGATCAGCTGCGCCAGGAGATCGTACAGACCAGGCACAGGGGGACGATCGCCAGCTTCGAAGGTAAGGCTTATGTTGGAGAAGACCTTGTTGCCGAGGCCCAGATGAAGGCTATCCTGGTGGACAGGGAAACCGAAAGGGATTAG
- the lpxD gene encoding UDP-3-O-(3-hydroxymyristoyl)glucosamine N-acyltransferase produces MKKITLAELAGKLGGDLVGDPDVIVSSVAPLTTAGPDQISFLSDAKYLSSMQNTSAGGVIVSRETEVSGLNLIRVENPYLGFAMAMELFYLRPYEAAGISSVSFIHEKASIGKEPSIHPYAVICQDARIGDRVTLMSGAYVGPGATIGDDTTIHPNVVLEGGVCVGSKVIIHAGTVVGSDGFGFAAVGERHRKILHTGIVRIEDEVEIGAGCTIDRAVFGETVIGHGSKLDNLVHIAHNARTGTNCLLTGQTGLAGSVVLGDNVIMAGQSGVSGHLKIGSGTIIMARTGVTRDAPPGARLAGFPATDDKTWRRSSAVFNRLDEMRKRLARLEREMSKISGVNEEEEDS; encoded by the coding sequence GTGAAAAAGATCACCCTGGCCGAGTTGGCTGGGAAACTCGGCGGAGATCTGGTTGGTGATCCTGACGTCATCGTGTCGAGCGTAGCACCCCTGACCACAGCAGGTCCGGATCAGATCTCGTTTCTTTCGGACGCAAAATATCTGTCTTCAATGCAGAACACTTCGGCCGGTGGAGTCATCGTGTCCAGGGAGACCGAGGTCAGCGGGTTAAACCTCATCCGTGTTGAAAATCCCTATCTGGGGTTCGCCATGGCGATGGAACTGTTTTACTTGAGGCCCTACGAGGCTGCGGGCATCAGCAGTGTTTCATTTATCCATGAAAAAGCCAGTATAGGTAAAGAGCCCAGTATCCACCCTTACGCGGTGATCTGCCAGGACGCCAGGATCGGGGACAGGGTCACACTGATGTCGGGAGCCTATGTAGGCCCTGGAGCTACGATCGGTGACGATACCACGATCCACCCCAACGTTGTCCTGGAAGGCGGTGTCTGTGTCGGCAGCAAGGTGATCATCCATGCAGGTACAGTCGTGGGCAGCGATGGTTTCGGATTCGCAGCGGTCGGTGAGCGCCACAGAAAGATCCTGCATACGGGGATCGTAAGGATCGAGGACGAGGTGGAGATCGGCGCGGGGTGTACCATCGACAGGGCAGTTTTTGGTGAAACGGTGATCGGTCACGGGAGTAAACTGGATAACCTGGTCCATATTGCCCATAATGCCCGTACAGGGACCAATTGTCTGCTCACCGGGCAGACGGGATTAGCCGGCAGTGTTGTGCTCGGGGACAATGTCATCATGGCAGGGCAATCCGGAGTGAGTGGACACCTGAAAATCGGCAGCGGCACCATCATCATGGCCAGGACTGGAGTTACCAGGGATGCTCCCCCGGGAGCCCGTCTTGCCGGTTTCCCTGCCACTGATGACAAAACATGGAGAAGATCATCAGCCGTTTTTAACAGGCTCGATGAAATGAGAAAAAGACTTGCCAGGCTGGAGAGAGAAATGTCGAAAATCAGCGGAGTGAATGAAGAGGAGGAAGACAGCTAA
- a CDS encoding OmpH family outer membrane protein, with the protein MTFKHLALIIAVAGISLTLFTGNIMAASMLKIAVVDLQGALNSTSEGLAAKETLKKKHMAKQEQVDKMKAELDTMEEKIKSPVLSQEAQTELKEKYRVTKAQLIEYVTLAKEEEERENQQLSSRILEGLIKIAREIAEAENFTIVLEKSGSAVVYFEDNMDITDRVVKLYNERYMAGEGQ; encoded by the coding sequence ATGACATTCAAACACTTAGCACTAATAATTGCTGTGGCCGGGATCTCGCTGACCTTGTTTACCGGAAACATTATGGCTGCGTCCATGCTCAAGATCGCGGTGGTGGATCTGCAGGGCGCACTCAACTCAACTTCTGAAGGGCTTGCAGCTAAAGAGACCCTGAAGAAAAAGCACATGGCGAAACAGGAACAGGTTGATAAAATGAAAGCGGAACTCGATACCATGGAGGAAAAGATAAAAAGTCCAGTCCTCAGCCAGGAGGCCCAGACAGAGCTGAAGGAAAAATACCGCGTGACCAAGGCTCAGCTTATCGAATACGTGACCCTGGCCAAAGAGGAAGAGGAAAGAGAAAATCAACAGCTTTCTTCAAGGATACTTGAAGGTCTCATCAAGATCGCCCGTGAGATCGCCGAGGCAGAGAATTTTACCATCGTTCTTGAAAAAAGCGGAAGCGCAGTGGTCTATTTCGAGGACAATATGGATATCACGGATAGAGTCGTGAAACTCTACAATGAGCGTTATATGGCGGGAGAAGGGCAGTGA
- the bamA gene encoding outer membrane protein assembly factor BamA encodes MTCRVLFTSTLALLCAVLLFVAIEASAAPVVTDIRIEGNQRVDSSSVTKALSIAIGDPFSSFSITQSVRSLYRLGVFARVSIDEEASENGVALIVNVTEFPMVRRIEFIGRKSVEDIELKKVLKVKAFSFADPGKLPAEIKALEGVYSAAGYHGTGITSDIQETEKGVVITYTVKESEKFLIREVDIIGNRNIEDSKLQKVMMTKETGPLSFISSSGGYDAKAAADDLQRIQYLYMEDGFLDIKVQEPEVELHPDGEGLYVSLKVDEGSQYTLGEIRYSGDWEELPDHIRREPSVNIGDIFVRSKVMNDLRMYEDSYRDKGYAWCRIEPLFNKDQDKKEVALNLVLTKGPPVHIRWIHVSGNSKTRDYVVRREMRLMEGDLFDQKKLDDSKRFIRRMGFFSTVDVRTVKVGDNIADIHVKVEEGAAGSLSAGASFSSQSGLVGTLQLSLGNFSGRGQKLNLNLEAGSETSTYSISFTEPRLFSGPFSFGMDLFNKSNVYSEYTQDSDGASVRLGYMLSDSSSLSGRYRYVNFDVYDIDLNASDLIKEQEGVSATSSIRLGYNYDTRDFPRDPREGVTLLLSSELAGGVLGGTNDFVRYQVEGSFFTPLAGDLVGLVHLELGVVSPFGGDEVPVTERYFMGGLYTLRGFEYRKVGPLADGEPVGGTKSFLMNLEATYPLIRDANIKGVLFLDGGNVWAEDEDVKAVDLRYGAGFGFRWAAPIGLLRLEWGFNLDPKPDELQPGWEFSIGTMF; translated from the coding sequence GTGACCTGCAGAGTATTATTTACATCTACACTCGCTCTCCTGTGTGCGGTTCTTTTATTCGTCGCTATCGAGGCCAGCGCCGCACCTGTTGTCACCGACATCCGTATCGAAGGAAATCAGCGAGTTGACAGCTCCAGCGTTACAAAAGCTTTATCCATAGCCATCGGAGACCCGTTCAGCAGTTTTTCTATTACCCAGAGCGTACGCAGTCTCTACAGACTGGGAGTTTTCGCCCGTGTGTCCATAGATGAGGAAGCCTCTGAAAACGGTGTTGCCCTTATTGTAAACGTGACGGAGTTCCCCATGGTCCGCCGGATCGAATTTATCGGGAGGAAATCGGTGGAGGATATCGAACTGAAGAAGGTCCTCAAGGTAAAGGCTTTTTCCTTTGCGGACCCCGGTAAACTGCCCGCTGAGATCAAGGCTCTCGAAGGTGTATACAGTGCGGCCGGGTACCACGGCACAGGTATAACTTCCGACATTCAGGAAACCGAAAAGGGTGTCGTGATCACTTATACTGTAAAAGAGTCTGAAAAGTTCCTGATCCGCGAAGTAGACATCATAGGCAACAGAAATATTGAAGATAGCAAGCTCCAGAAGGTAATGATGACCAAAGAGACCGGTCCGCTGTCTTTTATTTCATCATCAGGAGGTTACGATGCAAAGGCTGCGGCCGACGATCTGCAGAGAATCCAGTACCTCTACATGGAGGATGGGTTCCTGGATATCAAGGTCCAGGAGCCTGAGGTGGAGCTGCATCCGGATGGTGAGGGGTTGTACGTCTCCCTCAAGGTGGATGAGGGATCACAATACACCCTTGGAGAGATCCGCTATTCCGGGGACTGGGAGGAACTTCCGGATCATATAAGGAGAGAGCCGAGCGTCAATATTGGCGATATCTTTGTCAGAAGCAAGGTCATGAACGACCTTCGAATGTATGAGGACAGCTACCGCGATAAGGGGTATGCCTGGTGCCGCATCGAGCCTCTTTTCAATAAGGATCAGGACAAGAAGGAGGTTGCCCTTAACCTGGTGCTCACAAAGGGTCCTCCCGTGCATATCCGGTGGATACACGTATCCGGAAACAGCAAAACCAGGGATTATGTCGTCAGGCGGGAAATGCGTCTCATGGAAGGGGATCTTTTCGATCAGAAGAAACTTGATGATTCAAAGCGCTTTATCAGGAGAATGGGTTTCTTCTCCACGGTGGATGTAAGAACCGTCAAGGTTGGAGACAACATTGCGGATATCCACGTCAAAGTTGAAGAGGGAGCGGCCGGTTCCCTTTCAGCCGGGGCATCCTTTTCGAGTCAGTCAGGCCTCGTTGGAACTCTGCAACTTTCCCTTGGGAACTTTTCGGGGAGGGGGCAGAAACTGAACCTGAACCTCGAGGCGGGTAGTGAAACCTCCACTTACAGCATCAGTTTCACTGAACCGAGGCTGTTTTCCGGGCCTTTTTCTTTCGGGATGGACCTGTTCAACAAAAGCAATGTTTATTCCGAATACACACAGGACAGTGACGGCGCCAGCGTGAGGCTGGGTTACATGCTCAGCGATTCATCGAGCCTGTCAGGCCGTTATCGCTATGTGAACTTCGATGTGTACGACATTGATTTAAATGCCAGTGATCTTATCAAGGAACAGGAAGGGGTCTCCGCCACATCGTCAATACGTCTCGGATATAATTATGATACGCGGGATTTCCCCCGGGATCCCAGAGAGGGAGTTACCCTTCTCCTTTCGTCGGAATTAGCGGGCGGTGTGCTTGGTGGGACCAACGATTTCGTTCGTTATCAGGTCGAAGGCAGCTTTTTTACACCTCTCGCCGGGGATCTGGTCGGGCTTGTCCATCTGGAGTTAGGTGTCGTCTCACCCTTTGGAGGAGATGAAGTCCCGGTTACCGAAAGATATTTCATGGGTGGGCTTTACACTCTCCGGGGTTTTGAATACAGAAAGGTCGGGCCCCTTGCGGATGGTGAGCCTGTTGGAGGGACCAAATCTTTCCTGATGAACCTTGAGGCAACTTATCCCCTGATACGTGATGCCAACATCAAAGGTGTGCTTTTCCTTGATGGTGGAAACGTATGGGCTGAGGATGAGGATGTCAAGGCAGTAGACCTCAGGTATGGCGCAGGTTTCGGATTCCGGTGGGCAGCGCCCATCGGTCTCCTCAGACTGGAATGGGGCTTCAACCTCGATCCGAAACCCGATGAGTTGCAACCGGGATGGGAGTTTTCCATCGGGACGATGTTTTAG
- a CDS encoding ABC transporter ATP-binding protein has protein sequence MNDVLERPIFEARQLTKVFTKAGKTIEVLDGMELSMKSGEVVGILGASGAGKSTLLHIAGGLDSPSSGTVHYGEKDIFSLSEPDLAAFRNQKIGFVFQMHYLLAEFTCLENVMMPGIIAGGEKGQIRERAEVLLKQVGLSQRGDHRPGELSGGEQQRAAVARALVNHPSMVLADEPTGNLDAKTAASVQDLFLDLNETQGTTFLVVTHNREMASRFHRRFQLRDGVLHQER, from the coding sequence ATGAATGATGTCCTGGAGCGTCCGATATTCGAGGCCAGACAGCTGACAAAGGTGTTTACCAAAGCGGGTAAGACTATCGAAGTTCTGGATGGTATGGAACTTTCCATGAAGAGCGGAGAGGTGGTGGGTATTCTCGGTGCTTCAGGTGCAGGGAAAAGCACCCTGCTTCACATTGCCGGGGGTCTTGACTCGCCGTCCTCCGGAACCGTCCATTATGGCGAGAAGGATATATTCAGCCTTTCAGAACCGGATCTGGCGGCTTTTCGCAACCAGAAGATCGGTTTTGTCTTTCAGATGCATTATCTCCTGGCAGAGTTCACCTGTCTTGAAAACGTCATGATGCCCGGAATAATAGCTGGTGGAGAAAAAGGTCAGATCAGGGAACGGGCTGAGGTGCTTTTGAAGCAGGTTGGCCTGTCCCAGCGAGGCGACCACAGGCCTGGTGAGCTTTCTGGCGGTGAGCAGCAGCGGGCGGCGGTGGCCAGAGCCCTCGTCAACCACCCTTCCATGGTACTGGCTGACGAACCCACAGGCAACCTGGATGCGAAAACGGCAGCTTCAGTGCAGGATCTTTTTCTGGACCTTAACGAGACACAAGGAACGACCTTCCTCGTCGTGACCCACAACAGGGAGATGGCTTCCCGATTTCATCGCAGGTTCCAGCTCAGGGACGGCGTGCTTCACCAGGAGAGGTGA
- a CDS encoding lipoprotein-releasing ABC transporter permease subunit has protein sequence MGSFEWMVALRHLRSRRKHAFVSLITVISVLGIMVGVAALITVISVMTGFSSYMQDRILGTTSHILITGVGGIEDAQDVVSRVLDLDHVVAAAPYVMGQSLLKVEGDVTGVVVRGIDPVLEAGVTDLAGNMTRGSLEDLDDNGIVIGVELARQRGLRIGDLITLVSPSEISSPFGMVPLMERFAVEGIFDTGMYEYDTGLVLVTTSAAQTFFDLGEAVTGVAVKTDDIYMTHEIAENIQGEFGHTFWVRDWREMNQNLFSALKLEKITMFIILVLIIVVAAFNIIGTLILVVMEKGREIAILKAMGATRKNIGRIFMLEGLIIGLGGTTLGLLLGLGLCFILANYQFVELPASVYYVTTLPVKVQLMDVAAICLAATVVSFIATVYPARRASMLNPVEILRYE, from the coding sequence TTGGGATCCTTTGAGTGGATGGTGGCTCTGCGCCACCTCCGTTCCCGACGAAAACACGCTTTTGTTTCGCTCATCACGGTGATCTCCGTCCTGGGTATCATGGTGGGCGTTGCCGCCCTGATCACAGTTATCTCTGTCATGACCGGCTTTTCTTCCTATATGCAGGACCGGATCCTGGGGACCACCTCTCATATCCTCATCACGGGTGTGGGAGGTATTGAGGATGCCCAGGATGTAGTGTCCAGGGTTCTGGATCTGGATCACGTTGTGGCAGCGGCTCCTTATGTCATGGGTCAATCCCTTCTGAAGGTGGAGGGAGATGTGACGGGGGTTGTTGTCAGGGGGATCGATCCAGTACTGGAAGCGGGGGTCACAGACCTTGCCGGCAACATGACCAGGGGATCCCTTGAGGACCTTGACGACAATGGAATTGTTATAGGGGTGGAACTGGCCCGACAGAGAGGGCTCCGGATCGGAGATCTTATTACCCTTGTCTCACCTTCCGAGATCTCCTCGCCCTTCGGAATGGTTCCCCTGATGGAGCGTTTCGCAGTCGAGGGGATTTTTGATACGGGTATGTATGAGTATGACACGGGACTTGTCCTTGTCACTACCAGTGCGGCCCAGACCTTCTTCGATCTGGGTGAAGCGGTGACGGGAGTTGCAGTTAAGACTGATGACATCTACATGACCCATGAAATAGCCGAAAACATCCAGGGTGAATTTGGTCACACTTTCTGGGTACGCGACTGGCGTGAAATGAACCAGAACCTCTTCTCGGCCCTTAAGCTCGAAAAGATAACCATGTTCATCATCCTGGTTCTCATTATAGTCGTTGCGGCCTTCAATATCATCGGTACCCTTATCCTTGTGGTGATGGAAAAGGGCAGGGAGATAGCAATACTCAAGGCCATGGGGGCGACACGTAAGAACATCGGCCGCATATTCATGCTGGAAGGCCTTATCATTGGACTGGGGGGGACCACTCTGGGGCTGCTGCTGGGACTGGGTCTGTGCTTCATACTCGCCAATTACCAGTTCGTGGAGCTGCCCGCAAGCGTCTACTACGTAACCACACTTCCGGTGAAGGTACAGTTAATGGATGTTGCTGCCATCTGCCTGGCGGCCACGGTGGTTTCATTTATCGCCACGGTTTATCCGGCCAGGCGAGCGTCCATGCTGAACCCCGTGGAGATCCTCAGGTATGAATGA